The sequence below is a genomic window from Nostoc flagelliforme CCNUN1.
GCGAGATAGCTCAAGCAAAAGGTTTGGCTAACGATCCAGAAATTAAGCCTTGGCTGTACGAATTCGTTCCTGTACAGCCAAAAGAATGCTATGACTGGGTGCGTGAGTATTTAGGCGATCGCCCCAGCGATGAAGATTGTGAAAATCTAATTGAAGCCATCAGTGGCTTAATTTATAGTGATGACGAAGTTGCCGTCGAAGAAGCTAGACTACTGACCCAATTGCAGGATATAGCCAAGCCGAATGACTCAACTCAACCGGCTCACACTGCACTTCTCAAACAAATTCAAAAGCTTTACCGTCGTTGGGTTGAAGTGCAAAACTAATCATAGTCAAAAGTCTATAGCCTAATCACTAATCACTAATGACTAATGACTAATGACTAATGACTAATGACTAATGACTAATGACTAAATTATGACTTCGGATCACCCAGACCCGGAGTTTCTTCTTTATCAACCTTAGGCACAAAATCAGGACGTTCTTTGCTTTCCCAACCTGCGGGGCGTTTCGAGTTGTACCAAGCTATTGAACCAATGGTTACAGCAGCAATAAAACCAACGACATACACCAAGGTGAAAGCAAAAGGAAAATGAGTCCCATCTGTTGCGATTGAATCTGCTGCCTGCATCAATATATGCATGAGTATATTCTCCAATGTTAAGTAACACTACTTGACACACTATAGAATGAGCGTATCACTTAACATCCCTCTGGAGTTTAGTTTCAGCAGCTCCATATTGCATAGAAAAGAGGATGGGGGGCAGGGGGCAGGGGAGGCAGGGGAGGCAGGGGAAGCAGGGGAAGCAAGGGAAGAAAACGAAGGTGCGATTCGTTTAGTCTAAACCTGAATAAGGAGGATGACTCGCTTTGATTGAGTAACCCCCTTTTTGGGTAGAGTTCGCACTTTAATCCTCAATCAATGACAACTCACTATCCATGTAGGTGTGGAAATCTAGCCGAGCCAACAGCCAAGAAAGCTAGAAGATAAAGGGAAAAGATTGAAGTGATCCAACTTAAATTATAACCCAGTCAAAAATACACCAAGCCCTACTGTCCCGGTGCGGGATTAAAAGCACACAAACTACCAGAAGTCTGGTAGCCCCTACATCCGAGACTGATTATCAAAGGTGTAAAGCGGGGGTGAAAGCAGAAATAGATGGTAATCGCTGAAAGCATCTACTGCAAGCAAGAGTCTATGGTTAGAACAAGCAAAGTGTCGTCTGAACCATCGTCATTCTTCGCCAAGGGTTATAAGCTAGTGGCATAAGCCACACTCTTGGGTCGGAAAAAGCCGACAAAGGTAGAGGCTATCAGGATTCTTTGACCGAGATAGCGCACCACTCATAACCTCGGTGGAGAGACACGGCCTAAAGACTCAATTATGGATATTGGGAACGAAACAACCCCTCATGTTCTCCTGAAATTGGTAACAGGTAGGCATCAGCCATAAGACATGAAGGCGCAGGATGACTCAAGAAGCAAATGCCTAACGCGAATTAACGGGTAATGCCTGAAAAAGGGATGGCGTAACTGCCAGGATAAGCAGACGTGAGCCGCAGTGTGGGAAAAGCTAGAGGTAACAGTAGCTATGGATAAGCCTAATTCGGATTTAGTAATGAATACCGAGGGATGGAAAACAATCAATTGGCGACAAACTCAAAGATATGTTTTCAAGTTGCAAAAACGCATCTATGCTGCTTCCCGCCGTGGTGATGTCAAGCAATGCCGTAAACTCCAAAAGACGCTGATGAGGTCTTGGTCTAATAGGGTGTTAGCGGTACGTAGGGTAACAGTTGAAAACCAAGGTAAAAAGACGGCAGGTGTGGACGGTATTAAATCACTGACCCCAAAAGCACGTCTTGAACTGGCAGGGCAATTAAATCTAACTGGCAAATCCAAACCTACCCGTAGAGTATGGATTCCAAAACCAGGAAGAGATGAAAAACGCCCATTAGGAATACCCGTAATGAAAGATAAAGCCGTCGTCCAAAGATGCCGAGAAATAATCTCAGAATGGTTAGTTGGTATAGGACTTGAATTAAAACCAGAAAAAACTCGGCTAACTCATACACTCAACCATGAGTTAAGTGAGGATGGTAAAGCTGGATTTGACTTTCTCGGTCATCACATCCAACAATACCCCGCCGGAAAATACCGGAGTAATATAGATGCTCACGGTAACATATTAGGTTTTAACACCCTCATTACCCCATCAAAGAAGGCGAGTAAGGCTCATCAAGAGGAAATCGGGAAAATCATCACAAAACATAGGTCTTCGCCCCAAACGGCACTAATAAAAGACCTCAACCCTGTCATAAGGGGGTGGACTTCCTATTTTTCAAAATCCGATATCGTAACAGTCGGAGAACTTTCAAAACAAGATTACCTCACATACCTGAAACTTCGACGATGGGCAAAACGTCGCTGTGGAAAAATTAATGATGGACACATCAAATATTGGACTTCCATTGGCGGTAATAACTGGGTATTCGCAACCAGGGAAGGGACAGCGAAACCCCTCCGGTTACTTAATCATAATGAGTTTGCTTGCAGTAGCACTGATTATGTAAAAGTTAAAGGCGATAAAAGCCCCTACGATGGCGACACAGTTTATTGGAGTAAAAGACTAGGGACACACCCCCAAATGCCTAATCGTAAGGCTAAGTTGTTAAAACTTCAAAAGGGTAAATGTCCTTGGTGCGGCTTAAGCTTCCAAGAATGGGATGTTCTAGAAGTAGACCACACCATCCCCAGTTCACTAGGAGGCAAGGATGAGTACAAAAACCTGCAACTATTGCATCGGCATTGTCACGACGAAAAGACCTCACTTGACCGAATAGAAATTCGGAACAAAGACCGCTCAAAATTCCGAGAGAAACTTTCTCAATTTTGGAATAAATCTAACTGGGAGTGGATACATGATATTCCTAATTTCATAAGTCATGTTGTCAGGAAGTCCGATATGACAAATGGATAGCATACTGAGTAGCCGTGTGCGGTGAAAGTCGCAAGCACGGTTCCGAATGGGAGGGGTGATGCAGTAATGCACACCTCGACCCTACCGACTAATGCCCAATGCCCCATGCCCAATGCCCCATGCCCAATGCCCATTCCTCAATTAGAAGGTCTAAGTCTATCCCGCCAAGATGGCTGTGACGATGAAGAACCTGAAGAACCGGAACTATTTGTCGGAGAGGAAGATCGCCGACTTCTTCGAGGCGCGGGAGAAGAAGAATCAGATTCTACTCTTCTAGAGCGCCGCCGCCGTGGAGTAGATGACTCTGAAGAAGAGTTAGTGGAAGTTGATTCTTGAGTGCGATCGCGTCTTCTCCGTCTTGGGGTATAATTGCTCGATTGTTGTTCTTCTTGAGAATAGCTCCTCCTCCGCCTACGTCTCCTAGATGAACCACTCTCTTCAGAATTTCTAGCACTTTCCCTTTCTGAGTCATCATTAGAGGAAATAGAACGATTTAGCACTTGTTTGGGCTTGATTGACTGGGCTTTGATAGTGCCTTTACGACCTTCTAACTTGGGACGTTTAGGAAACTTTTCTACAGGCATCCCTTCTGCCGCTTTTTCCATAAATTCGTGCCAAGTATAAGCAGCACTACCACTACTGCCGTATGTCGGGCGGTTGTCATCGTTACCTAGCCAAACCCCTGTCACCATCTGGGGAATGTAGCCAATAAACCATAAATCACGGGCTTCGTCCGAGGTGCCGGTTTTGCCAGCAACTGGTCTATTACCTAATTGAGCAGCAGCACCAGTTCCCGCTTCTACGACGTTGCGTAACATCCAAGTCATAATGGCGGCACTGTCAGCGTCAAGGGCCCGTTTTGACTTAAAATCAGCTGACCAGATCACCTTGCCTTGGCGGTTGAGGATGCGGGTAATACCATGAGGTTCTGTATGCAATCCAAGAGTTGCAAAACTGCCATAGGCGCTGGTTAATTCCAGCAAATTGACTTCATTTGAGCCAAGAGCCAACGAGTACGTGGGCTTGAGTTCAGATTTTATTCCCATATCATGGGCAAGTTTAATCGTTGGCGTAAATCCCACATCAATCAACACCTTCACCGCAATAATATTAATAGAGCGGGTGAGGGCATCTCGGATGTTCATCGAACCCCGAAACCTTTCACTATAGTTTTTCGGTTCGTAGCCGTCTACAACAAAGGGTGCATCCTCGTAGGCATCGTAGGGGCTTTTACCGCTAGCGATCGCAGTGGCATATACAAACCCTTTAAATGTCGATCCTGGCTGCCGTTGTGCCTGAGTAACCCGATTAAACTGGTTTTTACCAAAGTCTTTTCCCCCAACCATTGCCTTAATTTCGCCGTTGCGGGGGTCAATGGCTACCATTGATCCTTGCTTAAAGTTCTCCCAGCGTCCTTGATTTCGCAGCGTTTTGGCAACCGCCTCTTCTGCAACTTTCTGCCAAGTCGGGTTCAGCGTGGTTTCTACTACTAATCCCTCACTTTTTAGCACGTTAGGAGAAACATACTTCGGCAATTCTTTTTGGATGTAGCTGGTAAAGTAGGGTGATTCTACTTCTAGTCGCTTGGGTAAACTGGTTTTGAGAGTTAGTGGTTCTTGGACTGCTGCCTGTCTTTGTTCTGGCGTAATTATTTTATCTTCTTGCATCCGTAGCAATACCAAGTCCCGCCGCCGTTTCGCAGCTTCGGGATTCTTGTCTGGAGCGTATAAGCTAGGAGCAGGGGCTAATCCAGCAATCGTTGCCATTTCGGCTAAGGAAAGCTGGTCTGGTGATTTACTAAAGTATACCCAGGATGCATCTGCCACACCATAAGCTCCACCTCCCAAATAAACCAGATTTAGGTAACGCTCTAAAATCTGATCTTTGGTTAATTCATTCTCCATTTTTTGTGCTAGGCGGACTTCCTTGAGTTTGCGCCAGATTGTCTGTTCTTGTTTCAAAAACAGAATCCGCGCTAGCTGTTGGGTGATGGTACTAGCACCTTCAACAACACCTTGCGATCGCAAATTATTCAAACCCGCTCTGGCAATCCCTTGTGGATCAACTCCGTTGTGTTGCTTAAATCTTCTATCTTCTGAGGCGATGAAAGCTTTTTTTAAATTATCTGGTATTTGTTCTAGCTTTAGCTGTTCTCTGGCCGTTTCACCTTGTTGTTGTAATACAGTTCCATCGGCGGCTTTGATCGTCAGTGTTTGCTCTCTAACCACGGCATTCAACTCTGCCTGATCTGGCAAAGTCCGATCTATTAAACTGATGCCGTAGATCAAGGCAACTATTCCACCACCTACACCCAAGCCTGCCCAAAACCAGATGCGACGATAGAGTGGTTTACCACGAGTTGCCTGATTGGACTTCATCCTAGAGGGGAAAATTTTCATTTGCTCAGTAACTGCCTCGCCTGCGCCACATGTGCTGGTGGTGAGCTTCTCATTTGTTCCTCCTTGTCCAGAGTCACTCAAATTAGTTGGTCTTCGCTTGAACCAGGAGGTAAGCTTCCCCACGTCAGTTCCTCGCTCAAAATAGTAACTGTATAACCACCATCAATCAACTTTGGGGTTAGTTCATCACCATTGTGTTAGTATAATATCCTATAAATAATTAACTAAAATCACCATAAAATAATGTTTTTTAGATTTTATTAATTTAGTTTTGTAAAACGTTGCAATTTTGATATCTCAAATTATTGGCATTTTCTGGAACAGGTGTACCGAAGTATTCGCAAAGACAGCACGAAAACAGCTTACTTAAGGAGAGTGCGATGCTTAAGGCGAGGTACGCCGAAGCAAAGCCAAGAAGAAGCGCCGTTGCCCTTGGTAGTAATATCGGCGATTCACAAACAATTTTAGAAGCAGCTATAGAAACTTTAGCTCAAACGCCAGGTATTGTCTTAGAAGCCAGATCCAATTGGTATCAAACCAAAGCTGTGGGGCCACCACAGCCAGATTACCTAAATGGCTGCGTTATATTGCAGGTAGAAATACTACCCCAGCAGTTATTAGAAACTTTGTTAGCAATTGAACAACAATTTGGGCGTGTGCGTCAGGAACGCTGGGGGCCACGAATCCTAGATTTAGATTTGTTATTATTTGATGACATTATTCTGGATACACCAAATCTCCAGATTCCGCATCCACGAATGCGGGATCGGGCCTTTGTGTTAGTACCACTGGCAGAAATTGCCCCAGATTGGATAGAACCAGTATCCGGGTATGTTATTAAAGAACTGCTGAAAGAGGTAGACTGTTCTGATGTACATTTATTGATGGGCAATTAAAAATACCATCCTTAAACGCAGAAGAACGCTGATTTCACCTCTGTATTCACAGATAATCAGATTATATTATGCCATTAGGTAGAGAATTACCACAACTACTAAGACAACGCCTGTTTTATAAAGGACGCAAATTTGATTTTGAAGTTAATCGCTTGCGTTTGCCTAATAAATCAGAAGGAGAATGGGAATGTATTCGTCACCCTGGTGGCGCTCTAGCTGTGCCGTTAACGCCAGAGGGTAAACTTGTTCTCGTGCGCCAGTACCGTTTTGCAATTCAGGGACGGATATTAGAATTTCCGGCGGGAACTGTAGAAGCAAATGAAGCACCTTTAGAAACAATACAGCGTGAGATTGAAGAAGAAACTGGCTATAGTGCCAAAAAATGGGATAAATTAGGTGAGTTTTTCTTAGCTCCCGGCTATTCTGATGAAATTATCTATGCTTTTCTGGCGCGAGATTTAGAAAAGCTGGAAACACCACCACCACAAGATGGAGACGAGGATATCGAAACTGTGTTTTTGACTCCCGAAGAATTAGAGAAAGCGATTCTGGAGGGAGAGCCGGTAGATGCTAAATCAGTTTCTAGCTTTTTTCTGGCGCGTCCGTTTTTAATTTAATACGAATATGCTGCTAGAGTTAGCGATGCCTACCGGCGGGCTACGCCTACGCAGATGCCTACGGTGCAGGCTTTGAATATTAAGCAGCTAATGAGTTTGGTAAACAAAAAGACGAGCTAAATGTAATATAGCGGTTCCCACTCAGATGCGGTACAAAATTATATCGCAAGGTGTAGGGGCACGGCATGTTCCCTACGGGGGTACCTCACGTAAGCGAGAACCGCTATATATGGGTTGGGAAAAGTGTGATTTTCCCTGCTGCTTTACTCAATTAAGGGCAACTTAGCTTTTCAAATACTACGGATTTTAGATATTATTACAGTAATTTAGGTAAACATAAAGCTACCTTAACCTTCACTATCTCCAAGTTGGGGTAGTAAAGTACACATTAGCGGCTTAACTATATACCTGTATATTCAAGATATTAACTGCTCAACCAGGGACTTGCTAGTTATTGGTAATACTGATTTGTTACCTTGTCTAGAGTGATATGAAAATTGACTTAGAGTCAAAGTTATAAGAGCATGACGGGAAGAAGCTTACAACTCCTAAATATGTGTCTCTATGCAAGATACATACATGTTTCACACAGATGAAAAAAAATACAACTTTTAACAGTGCCGGTAAACTGACTGCTCTTTTGTTCCTGATAACTCTCTTTCTCACGCCTTGTGTAATTGTAAATGCAGGTGAACGTGGTGTCTTGATGAAATTTGGCGAAGTACAAAACCAGATATTAGGTGAAGGACTTCACTTAATTATTCCTGTAGTTAATACTGTGAAAAAGTTGAGTATTCGAGTCCAAAAGCAGGAAATTTCGGCGCAGGCTTCTTCTAAAGATTTACAAAATGTGTTCACTGATGTTGCTCTAAATTGGCATATTATTCCCCAGCAAGCAAATGCCATTTTTCAAGAAATTGGAGATGAACAAGATGTAGTTATTCGGATCATTAACCCAGCAGTTGAAGAAGTTCTAAAAGCAGTAATGGCAAAGTATACTGCTGAAGAAATTATTACTAAACGAGGGGAAGTCAAAGGTGGAGTAGATGATGCATTGTCCACACGATTGGGTAGCTATCACGTTGCAGTTGATGATATTTCTCTAGTTCATGTCCATTTTTCAGAAAGATTTGGTGAGGCAGTGGAGGCGAAACAGATTGCTGAACAGGAAGCAAAACAAGCAGAGTTTATCGCGCTAAAAGCAACAAAAGAGGCTGAGGCAAAAGTTAATTTAGCAAAAGGAGAGGCTGAGGCACACAGATTATTACGTGATGGTTTAACTCCAGAAATTCTGCAAAGGCAAGCAATAGAAAAATGGAATGGTAAGCTGCCATTAATTGTCAGTAAGGAGGCTCCAAAATTGTTTAATTTAAGTGAAATTTTAAAATTTGATAAAAATTAAGATTCCTTTTAATAAAATATCTGCTTATACATAGGGATGCACAGATATACATCCCTACAATCGATTCATTTGTAGAAACGTAATGAACTAAATTAACCGTTGGCAAATAAAATAGGAGAATCGAGAATCT
It includes:
- a CDS encoding prohibitin family protein, with amino-acid sequence MKKNTTFNSAGKLTALLFLITLFLTPCVIVNAGERGVLMKFGEVQNQILGEGLHLIIPVVNTVKKLSIRVQKQEISAQASSKDLQNVFTDVALNWHIIPQQANAIFQEIGDEQDVVIRIINPAVEEVLKAVMAKYTAEEIITKRGEVKGGVDDALSTRLGSYHVAVDDISLVHVHFSERFGEAVEAKQIAEQEAKQAEFIALKATKEAEAKVNLAKGEAEAHRLLRDGLTPEILQRQAIEKWNGKLPLIVSKEAPKLFNLSEILKFDKN
- a CDS encoding transglycosylase domain-containing protein, with amino-acid sequence MKIFPSRMKSNQATRGKPLYRRIWFWAGLGVGGGIVALIYGISLIDRTLPDQAELNAVVREQTLTIKAADGTVLQQQGETAREQLKLEQIPDNLKKAFIASEDRRFKQHNGVDPQGIARAGLNNLRSQGVVEGASTITQQLARILFLKQEQTIWRKLKEVRLAQKMENELTKDQILERYLNLVYLGGGAYGVADASWVYFSKSPDQLSLAEMATIAGLAPAPSLYAPDKNPEAAKRRRDLVLLRMQEDKIITPEQRQAAVQEPLTLKTSLPKRLEVESPYFTSYIQKELPKYVSPNVLKSEGLVVETTLNPTWQKVAEEAVAKTLRNQGRWENFKQGSMVAIDPRNGEIKAMVGGKDFGKNQFNRVTQAQRQPGSTFKGFVYATAIASGKSPYDAYEDAPFVVDGYEPKNYSERFRGSMNIRDALTRSINIIAVKVLIDVGFTPTIKLAHDMGIKSELKPTYSLALGSNEVNLLELTSAYGSFATLGLHTEPHGITRILNRQGKVIWSADFKSKRALDADSAAIMTWMLRNVVEAGTGAAAQLGNRPVAGKTGTSDEARDLWFIGYIPQMVTGVWLGNDDNRPTYGSSGSAAYTWHEFMEKAAEGMPVEKFPKRPKLEGRKGTIKAQSIKPKQVLNRSISSNDDSERESARNSEESGSSRRRRRRRSYSQEEQQSSNYTPRRRRRDRTQESTSTNSSSESSTPRRRRSRRVESDSSSPAPRRSRRSSSPTNSSGSSGSSSSQPSWRDRLRPSN
- the folK gene encoding 2-amino-4-hydroxy-6-hydroxymethyldihydropteridine diphosphokinase, with product MLKARYAEAKPRRSAVALGSNIGDSQTILEAAIETLAQTPGIVLEARSNWYQTKAVGPPQPDYLNGCVILQVEILPQQLLETLLAIEQQFGRVRQERWGPRILDLDLLLFDDIILDTPNLQIPHPRMRDRAFVLVPLAEIAPDWIEPVSGYVIKELLKEVDCSDVHLLMGN
- the psb35 gene encoding photosystem II assembly protein Psb35, translated to MHILMQAADSIATDGTHFPFAFTLVYVVGFIAAVTIGSIAWYNSKRPAGWESKERPDFVPKVDKEETPGLGDPKS
- a CDS encoding group II intron reverse transcriptase/maturase, whose amino-acid sequence is MDKPNSDLVMNTEGWKTINWRQTQRYVFKLQKRIYAASRRGDVKQCRKLQKTLMRSWSNRVLAVRRVTVENQGKKTAGVDGIKSLTPKARLELAGQLNLTGKSKPTRRVWIPKPGRDEKRPLGIPVMKDKAVVQRCREIISEWLVGIGLELKPEKTRLTHTLNHELSEDGKAGFDFLGHHIQQYPAGKYRSNIDAHGNILGFNTLITPSKKASKAHQEEIGKIITKHRSSPQTALIKDLNPVIRGWTSYFSKSDIVTVGELSKQDYLTYLKLRRWAKRRCGKINDGHIKYWTSIGGNNWVFATREGTAKPLRLLNHNEFACSSTDYVKVKGDKSPYDGDTVYWSKRLGTHPQMPNRKAKLLKLQKGKCPWCGLSFQEWDVLEVDHTIPSSLGGKDEYKNLQLLHRHCHDEKTSLDRIEIRNKDRSKFREKLSQFWNKSNWEWIHDIPNFISHVVRKSDMTNG
- a CDS encoding NUDIX hydrolase, giving the protein MPLGRELPQLLRQRLFYKGRKFDFEVNRLRLPNKSEGEWECIRHPGGALAVPLTPEGKLVLVRQYRFAIQGRILEFPAGTVEANEAPLETIQREIEEETGYSAKKWDKLGEFFLAPGYSDEIIYAFLARDLEKLETPPPQDGDEDIETVFLTPEELEKAILEGEPVDAKSVSSFFLARPFLI
- a CDS encoding tellurite resistance TerB family protein produces the protein MVTPSNVKNLVKILIGAAWIDGRIQPEERQYLREIAQAKGLANDPEIKPWLYEFVPVQPKECYDWVREYLGDRPSDEDCENLIEAISGLIYSDDEVAVEEARLLTQLQDIAKPNDSTQPAHTALLKQIQKLYRRWVEVQN